A stretch of Primulina tabacum isolate GXHZ01 chromosome 13, ASM2559414v2, whole genome shotgun sequence DNA encodes these proteins:
- the LOC142522552 gene encoding glycerophosphodiester phosphodiesterase GDPD4 gives MWFSSLLSKEDDTITQDLNLRKKKAMARVISSRWRRKILRFLIMALVVIAILPPLYFHFTLQQIHLRKCSWMKNPPLVCAHGGDSTRAFPNTIDAYRIALSSQVDCIEVDVSRSSDGVLFALHDRELQQISGNNTSKVGYLSMKEIRGLVSNHQHSSKFHDVNIPTLEEALKLISGSVRLVILDAKVGPPIYEKELAKDIISVVERTKCKNCIVWAKSDSLVRDIIRLSMNVKVGYIVMMDLLTGTRTNLLRMRNAEVVGVYHHLIDEKVVGILHGRNKKVYGWTVDDEESMKKMLLEHVDAVVTSNPSLLHRVMQDTRTRCFEQGFSLSS, from the exons ATGTGGTTCTCTTCCCTGCTAAGTAAAGAAGACGACACAATTACACAGGATCTGAATTTGAGAAAGAAAAAAGCGATGGCAAGAGTGATCTCCTCGAGGTGGCGAAGAAAGATCTTGAGATTTCTAATCATGGCCCTTGTTGTTATTGCCATTCTTCCTCCTCTTTACTTCCATTTCACCCTCCAACAG ATACACCTGCGAAAGTGCAGCTGGATGAAAAACCCTCCTTTAGTTTGTGCTCATGGAGGCGACTCAACGAGGGCCTTCCCTAACACG ATAGATGCATATCGTATTGCTTTAAGTTCTCAAGTAGATTGCATCGAGGTCGATGTGTCCCGTTCTTCAGATGGGGTATTATTTGCTCTTCATGACAG GGAACTGCAGCAAATATCTGGAAACAATACGTCTAAAGTTGGTTATTTGAGCATGAAGGAG ATCAGAGGGCTTGTTTCCAACCATCAGCATTCATCGAAGTTTCATGATGTAAATATTCCAACTCTGGAAGAAGCATTGAAG TTGATATCAGGGTCTGTTCGGCTGGTGATCCTTGATGCTAAGGTGGGGCCTCCTATATACGAAAAAGAACTTGCAAAAGATATCATTTCTGTT GTTGAAAGAACTAAGTGTAAGAATTGCATCGTATGGGCCAAAAGCGACAGCCTAGTGAGGGATATAATTAGATTATCAATGAATGTTAAG GTAGGCTACATTGTGATGATGGATCTACTCACTGGTACTAGAACAAATTTATTGAGGATGAGAAATGCCGAGGTTGTTGGTGTTTACCATCATTTAATTGATGAAAAAGTTGTGGGAATCCTCCATGG GAGAAATAAGAAGGTTTACGGGTGGACGGTGGATGATGAGGAGTCAATGAAGAAGATGTTGCTTGAGCATGTGGATGCTGTTGTCACGAGTAATCCTTCCTTGCTACATCGTGTTATGCAAGATACTCGAACACGGTGTTTTGAACAAGGATTCTCGTTGTCATCTTGA